A DNA window from Romeriopsis navalis LEGE 11480 contains the following coding sequences:
- a CDS encoding RNA recognition motif domain-containing protein, with translation MSIYVGNLAYSIAEADLSDTFGEYGTVKRVQVPTDRETGKPRGFAFVEMSSDAEEDAAIEALNGAEWMGRDMRVNKARPKEDRGGRSGGGGGWGNRNRY, from the coding sequence ATGTCGATTTATGTGGGTAATCTTGCTTACTCCATTGCAGAAGCAGATTTGTCGGACACTTTCGGTGAATATGGCACGGTGAAGCGTGTTCAGGTACCTACCGATCGTGAAACCGGAAAACCCCGCGGATTTGCCTTTGTGGAAATGAGCAGCGACGCAGAAGAGGATGCTGCAATTGAAGCCTTGAATGGCGCTGAGTGGATGGGTCGCGACATGCGTGTGAACAAAGCGCGTCCCAAGGAAGATCGCGGCGGTCGTAGTGGCGGTGGCGGTGGCTGGGGTAACCGGAACCGTTACTAA
- the rpsU gene encoding 30S ribosomal protein S21: MAQVVIRENEGIESAIRRFKREVSRAGILQDVRKNRHFETPLEKARRKASNRRRMRR; this comes from the coding sequence GTGGCTCAAGTAGTTATTCGTGAGAATGAAGGAATCGAATCGGCAATTCGTCGATTTAAGCGTGAAGTTTCTCGCGCCGGCATTCTTCAGGACGTGCGTAAAAATCGGCATTTCGAAACCCCCTTGGAGAAGGCACGCCGTAAAGCCAGCAACCGCCGCCGCATGCGTCGCTAA
- a CDS encoding MATE family efflux transporter, giving the protein MPQNSFSYFLRLAAVNALSNLMVPLAGLLDVAFLGHLAQIQHLAGVALATIVFNYLYWSLGFLRMGTTGMTAQAVGQQDQAEVSLILWRNLAIALTLGLLILGFQQPLQWLGFSLLSATAPVKAAGLAYFQAMVWGAPATLLNYVVLGWLLGKGESARVLLLSIVSNGTNVALNYWLIVRLGWASAGAGYATAASQYLMLLLGMAMLIAQFQGANWRALIGQLWQPQKLRAIFVLNRDIFVRTFALLSAFAMFSNISSAISAEALALNTLLLQVIAVTAYFIDGFAYATETCSGQLYGRNDEPQLKRLLRGALMLGVTTGLVCAGLFNLQSGYLFRLLTSHQSLIEQSSDYALWLFPILGFGAIAYVLDGYFLGRSAGRVLRNSTLIAAFLGFMPMALLGWKLQNVQILWFAMTMFMATRAITLSLQLKRSMQSQS; this is encoded by the coding sequence ATGCCCCAAAACTCATTCAGTTACTTTCTGCGGTTAGCGGCAGTTAACGCCTTATCGAATTTGATGGTGCCGTTAGCGGGTTTACTTGATGTGGCATTCCTGGGACATCTAGCCCAGATTCAGCATTTGGCCGGGGTGGCATTAGCGACGATCGTTTTCAATTACCTGTATTGGTCTTTGGGCTTTCTGCGCATGGGGACAACTGGGATGACGGCCCAAGCGGTTGGTCAGCAAGATCAAGCAGAAGTGTCGCTGATTTTGTGGCGGAACCTGGCAATTGCGTTGACTTTGGGCTTACTGATTCTAGGTTTCCAGCAGCCGCTGCAATGGCTGGGATTTTCGCTGTTAAGTGCGACAGCGCCAGTGAAAGCCGCTGGCCTCGCATATTTTCAAGCGATGGTCTGGGGGGCACCGGCAACCCTACTAAATTATGTTGTTCTGGGTTGGTTGTTGGGGAAGGGGGAGAGTGCCCGGGTATTGCTGTTGTCGATCGTCAGCAATGGAACCAATGTCGCACTGAACTATTGGCTGATTGTGCGGTTGGGTTGGGCGAGTGCTGGCGCCGGATACGCGACGGCTGCGAGTCAATATCTGATGCTCTTGTTGGGGATGGCAATGTTAATTGCACAATTTCAGGGGGCAAATTGGCGTGCCCTCATCGGCCAACTCTGGCAACCCCAAAAACTGCGTGCCATCTTTGTGCTAAATCGTGACATCTTCGTCCGAACGTTCGCTTTACTGTCAGCGTTTGCGATGTTTTCTAACATCAGCTCAGCGATTAGTGCGGAAGCCTTGGCCCTGAACACATTGCTCTTGCAAGTGATCGCAGTGACGGCTTACTTCATTGATGGCTTTGCCTACGCTACAGAAACCTGTTCCGGCCAATTGTATGGTCGGAACGATGAACCGCAGCTAAAACGTCTGTTGCGAGGTGCTCTGATGCTGGGAGTAACCACAGGCTTAGTCTGCGCCGGTCTGTTCAATCTGCAATCCGGATATCTATTCCGACTGCTCACAAGTCACCAATCTTTGATTGAGCAATCATCAGACTATGCACTTTGGCTGTTCCCGATTCTGGGATTTGGGGCCATTGCCTACGTGTTGGATGGCTATTTCCTCGGCCGTTCAGCGGGCCGTGTCTTGCGGAATTCGACCCTGATTGCGGCGTTCTTGGGTTTTATGCCAATGGCGCTGCTGGGCTGGAAACTTCAAAATGTCCAAATTCTCTGGTTCGCAATGACAATGTTTATGGCAACACGAGCGATAACACTGTCACTGCAACTCAAGAGATCAATGCAGAGCCAATCGTAA
- a CDS encoding magnesium chelatase subunit H has product MFTYTKPSIRHIQPDDLNGRSLVKVVYVVLEPQYQSALSAAVRKINRQHPKIAVEVSGYLIEELRDNTNYEEFKRDVAEANIFIASLIFLEDLADKIVEAVAPVKDKLDVSVVFPSMPQVMRLNKMGSFSLAQIGQSKSVIGNFMKKRKQKSGAGFEDAMLKLLRTLPTVLKYLPVEKAQDARNFMLSFQYWLGGNEDNLENFILMLADKYVFATEKGEEKDADAPIFEYVEPVTYPDIGIWHPMAPCMYEDAKEYFNWYASRKDLPEPMRQGNCPTIGLVMQRTHVVTGDDAHYVSVVSEFEARGARVIPVFAGGLDFSRPVNEYFYEPIEKQEAIVDAVVSLTGFALVGGPAKQDHPKAVDSLKRLNRPYMVALPLVFQTTEEWQESDLGLHPVQVALQIALPELDGAIEPIIMSGRDGSTGKSITLQDRVETLAERALKWANLRRKPKAEKKVAITVFSFPPDKGNVGTAAYLDVFGSIYKALEGLREDGYSIGDLPEDSHALMLEVLHDAEAQYNSPELNIAYRMPVPEYEKLTPYHERLHESWGPAPGNLNTDGQNMLIFGKHFGNVFIGVQPTFGYEGDPMRLLFSRSASPHHGFAAYYTYLERVWGADAVLHFGTHGSLEFMPGKQMGMSDTCYPDSLIGSIPNLYYYAANNPSEATIAKRRSYAETISYLTPPAENAGLYKGLKELGELIASYQSMKDTARGIQIVDSIMDQARICNLDKDVVLPETGAAELSQDERDNIVGKIYIKIMEIESRLLPCGLHTIGKPPTAEEAIATLVNIASLDREEEEIMSLNRVIADSVGRDIDEIFQNSDRGVLDDVQLLNDVQQATREAVTAMVRAQQDEEGRVSSTSMLGNLFDRFTGPKQEPWIKALHDLGYTNVEAETVQPLFEFLQFCLKQVVADNELGGLLTGLNGEYINPGPGGDPIRNPDVLPTGKNIHALDPQSIPTTAAVQSAKVVVDRLIARQQADNDGAYPETIACVLWGTDNIKTYGESLAQILWMVGVKPLPDTFGRVNKLELIPLEELGRPRIDVVVNCSGVFRDLFINQMALLDRAVKMAAEADEPVEMNYVRKHAIAQAEELGVNIREAATRIFSNASGSYSSNINLAVENGTWENEAELQDMYLARKGFAFDADNPGTMQQNEKLFRASLKTADVTFQNLDSSEISLTDVSHYYDSDPTKIVSRLRDDGKAPTSFMADTTTANAQIRTLSETVRLDSRTKMLNPKWYEGMLSHGYEGVRELSKRLVNTMGWSATADAVDNWVYEDANSTFIKDKEMQQRLLDLNPNSFRKMVTTLLEANGRGYWDTDEENLDRLRELYQEVEDKIEGVE; this is encoded by the coding sequence ATGTTCACTTATACCAAGCCATCGATCCGCCACATTCAGCCCGATGATTTAAATGGGCGCTCCCTTGTGAAGGTGGTGTACGTGGTTCTGGAACCGCAATATCAGAGTGCGCTTTCGGCTGCCGTCCGTAAAATCAACCGGCAACACCCCAAAATCGCGGTGGAAGTAAGCGGCTACCTCATTGAGGAGTTGCGCGACAACACCAACTATGAAGAATTTAAGCGCGATGTGGCCGAAGCCAATATCTTCATTGCCTCACTCATCTTCTTAGAAGACTTGGCCGACAAAATTGTTGAGGCCGTGGCTCCAGTCAAGGATAAGCTCGATGTTTCCGTCGTTTTCCCATCCATGCCACAGGTGATGCGCCTGAATAAGATGGGCAGCTTTTCTCTGGCGCAGATCGGCCAATCCAAGAGCGTGATTGGCAACTTCATGAAGAAGCGCAAGCAGAAGTCCGGCGCTGGCTTTGAAGATGCCATGTTGAAGCTATTGCGCACGTTGCCCACGGTGCTGAAGTATTTGCCCGTTGAGAAAGCCCAGGATGCCCGCAACTTCATGCTGAGCTTCCAATATTGGTTAGGTGGCAACGAGGACAACCTGGAAAATTTCATCCTGATGTTGGCCGATAAGTATGTTTTTGCGACGGAGAAGGGCGAAGAGAAAGATGCGGATGCGCCGATCTTTGAATATGTTGAGCCGGTGACTTATCCCGATATCGGCATCTGGCACCCGATGGCACCTTGCATGTATGAGGATGCCAAGGAGTATTTCAACTGGTATGCCTCCCGGAAAGACCTACCCGAGCCGATGCGCCAAGGCAATTGTCCAACGATCGGGCTGGTCATGCAGCGGACACACGTCGTCACTGGTGATGATGCCCACTACGTTTCAGTGGTGTCAGAATTTGAGGCCCGTGGAGCCCGCGTCATCCCCGTATTTGCGGGCGGTTTGGACTTCTCCCGACCGGTCAACGAATACTTCTATGAGCCGATCGAGAAGCAAGAAGCGATCGTCGATGCGGTTGTATCCCTGACGGGCTTCGCCCTGGTCGGTGGCCCCGCCAAGCAAGACCATCCGAAAGCCGTCGATTCACTGAAGCGCTTGAATCGGCCTTACATGGTGGCGCTACCGCTCGTGTTCCAAACCACTGAAGAATGGCAAGAAAGTGACTTGGGTCTACACCCCGTACAAGTCGCTTTGCAAATTGCGCTGCCAGAATTGGATGGGGCGATCGAGCCAATCATCATGTCCGGTCGCGATGGCTCCACGGGTAAATCCATTACCCTGCAAGACCGAGTTGAAACGTTGGCCGAGCGCGCGCTCAAGTGGGCCAATCTGCGCCGCAAGCCTAAGGCTGAGAAAAAAGTTGCGATTACCGTCTTCAGCTTCCCACCGGATAAAGGCAATGTCGGAACAGCTGCATACCTCGATGTGTTTGGCTCCATCTACAAAGCCCTCGAAGGGTTGCGTGAAGATGGCTACAGCATCGGTGATCTACCCGAAGATTCCCACGCTTTGATGCTGGAAGTGCTGCATGATGCTGAAGCCCAGTACAACAGCCCTGAGCTGAATATTGCCTACCGGATGCCGGTGCCAGAGTATGAAAAGCTCACGCCCTACCATGAGCGCCTACATGAATCCTGGGGTCCCGCACCGGGCAACTTGAATACTGACGGTCAGAATATGCTGATCTTTGGTAAGCATTTCGGCAATGTCTTTATCGGCGTACAGCCGACCTTTGGCTATGAAGGCGACCCCATGCGGTTGTTGTTTAGCCGCAGCGCGAGCCCACACCACGGGTTTGCAGCTTACTACACTTACCTGGAGCGGGTATGGGGCGCAGATGCCGTCCTGCACTTCGGTACCCACGGGTCCCTGGAATTTATGCCTGGTAAGCAAATGGGCATGTCCGACACCTGCTATCCCGATAGCTTGATCGGCTCGATTCCGAACCTCTACTACTACGCGGCGAACAATCCTTCGGAAGCCACCATCGCCAAGCGCCGTAGCTATGCCGAAACGATTTCTTATCTGACACCACCTGCGGAGAACGCCGGTCTGTACAAAGGGCTGAAGGAACTGGGCGAATTGATCGCGTCCTACCAAAGCATGAAAGATACTGCTCGGGGTATCCAGATCGTTGACTCGATCATGGACCAAGCGCGGATTTGCAATCTGGATAAGGACGTTGTGCTACCGGAAACGGGTGCTGCTGAACTGAGCCAAGATGAGCGTGACAATATCGTCGGCAAGATCTACATCAAGATTATGGAGATCGAGTCGCGTTTGCTGCCTTGCGGTCTCCATACGATCGGCAAGCCCCCAACCGCCGAAGAAGCGATCGCCACACTGGTGAATATCGCTAGTTTGGACCGCGAAGAAGAAGAAATCATGAGCTTGAACCGCGTGATCGCCGATAGCGTGGGCCGTGACATCGACGAAATCTTCCAAAATAGCGATCGGGGTGTCTTAGATGATGTCCAGTTGCTCAATGATGTCCAACAGGCAACACGGGAAGCCGTGACCGCCATGGTACGGGCGCAGCAAGATGAAGAAGGCCGCGTCTCCAGCACATCAATGTTAGGCAACTTGTTTGACCGCTTTACGGGTCCCAAGCAAGAGCCTTGGATTAAGGCACTGCATGACTTGGGCTACACGAATGTGGAAGCCGAAACCGTCCAACCGCTGTTCGAGTTCTTGCAGTTCTGCCTGAAGCAGGTGGTTGCGGATAACGAATTGGGCGGTCTGCTGACGGGGCTGAACGGTGAGTATATCAATCCCGGCCCCGGTGGCGACCCGATCCGGAACCCGGATGTCTTGCCCACTGGGAAAAACATCCATGCCCTTGACCCGCAGTCGATTCCGACAACGGCCGCAGTCCAATCAGCAAAAGTTGTGGTCGATCGTCTCATCGCCCGTCAGCAAGCGGATAACGATGGCGCCTACCCAGAAACCATCGCCTGCGTACTATGGGGCACCGACAACATCAAGACCTACGGCGAATCCTTGGCTCAAATTCTTTGGATGGTGGGTGTGAAGCCACTACCGGATACCTTTGGCCGGGTAAATAAGCTGGAGCTGATTCCCCTCGAGGAACTCGGTCGTCCGCGCATCGACGTTGTTGTCAACTGTTCCGGGGTCTTCCGTGACCTATTTATTAACCAAATGGCCCTACTGGACCGCGCGGTGAAGATGGCAGCGGAAGCGGATGAGCCGGTGGAAATGAACTATGTTCGGAAGCATGCGATCGCCCAAGCAGAAGAACTCGGCGTGAATATCCGCGAAGCCGCCACCCGGATCTTCTCAAATGCTTCTGGTTCGTACTCTTCCAACATCAACTTGGCGGTTGAGAATGGCACATGGGAGAACGAAGCCGAGCTACAGGATATGTACCTGGCACGCAAGGGCTTTGCCTTTGACGCCGACAATCCAGGCACAATGCAGCAGAATGAGAAGCTGTTCCGGGCTTCCCTCAAGACCGCCGATGTGACCTTCCAGAATTTGGATTCTTCCGAGATTTCCTTAACGGATGTGTCGCACTACTACGACTCTGACCCGACCAAGATTGTGTCGCGCCTGCGAGATGACGGCAAAGCGCCGACGTCCTTTATGGCCGATACCACCACGGCCAATGCACAGATTCGTACCCTATCGGAAACCGTTCGCTTGGATTCCCGCACCAAGATGCTGAATCCGAAGTGGTACGAAGGTATGTTGTCCCACGGCTACGAAGGGGTGCGGGAGCTATCGAAGCGCCTGGTCAACACCATGGGCTGGTCGGCAACAGCCGATGCCGTGGATAACTGGGTCTACGAAGATGCAAACAGCACCTTCATCAAGGACAAGGAAATGCAGCAACGCCTGCTGGACCTCAACCCCAACTCCTTCCGCAAGATGGTGACGACATTACTCGAAGCCAACGGTCGAGGCTACTGGGATACAGATGAAGAGAACCTCGATCGGCTGCGTGAGCTGTATCAAGAAGTAGAAGACAAGATTGAAGGCGTTGAATAA